The following proteins are encoded in a genomic region of Arcobacter cloacae:
- a CDS encoding acyltransferase: MLTKLKKFINLPLSRKLQVLSSIYYKLKSQIFYKLMFKSMGVKSVIKKPLFLTPEYISIGNGCYIWNDARIEAITSYANENFNPHIILEDGVTIQQRCHITAADTLIIGKDTAILFDVMITNIDHEYENVTMPVGNQPLMVKKTQIGENCFIGSGAKIQAGTILGRHCIVGTNAVIRGTFPDYSVIVGVPARIVKRYDEKSGVWRKTDKKGEFVDE, encoded by the coding sequence ATGCTAACTAAACTAAAAAAATTCATAAACCTACCACTATCAAGAAAATTGCAGGTTTTAAGTAGCATTTACTATAAGCTAAAATCACAAATTTTTTACAAGCTTATGTTTAAATCTATGGGTGTAAAAAGTGTTATAAAAAAACCACTATTTTTAACACCTGAATATATCTCTATAGGAAATGGTTGTTATATTTGGAATGATGCAAGGATAGAAGCCATCACAAGCTATGCAAATGAGAACTTTAATCCTCATATTATATTAGAAGATGGAGTGACAATTCAACAAAGATGTCATATAACAGCAGCAGATACTTTAATAATAGGAAAAGATACAGCTATTCTTTTTGATGTAATGATTACAAATATAGACCATGAATATGAAAATGTAACAATGCCTGTTGGGAATCAACCTTTGATGGTGAAAAAAACTCAAATAGGTGAAAATTGTTTTATAGGAAGTGGAGCAAAGATACAAGCAGGAACTATCTTGGGTAGGCATTGTATTGTTGGAACAAATGCAGTTATACGAGGTACTTTCCCTGATTATTCAGTGATAGTTGGAGTTCCTGCTAGGATAGTAAAGAGATATGATGAGAAGAGTGGTGTTTGGAGAAAAACTGATAAGAAAGGTGAATTTGTAGATGAATGA
- a CDS encoding oligosaccharide flippase family protein, protein MNKTIYLTLQNSIRQILAMILFIVLARYLTVEDFGKYQQLLLIVGMFGIVFSMGIPVAISYFHGQTNKYREKVSIYKRFFLTQLLLVFIGIVIFNISSSFLATIFKNNYFEIYAIVLSVIMITTTSVELFRNLATVTNNLKHFMVSTSVVQLVSIIISIAITLYTQNIYYLLIVTAIFNTLIFLVLVKKNLKYFLYDSPKKLINKTESKYVIAMGSVALVQVFNGYIDQIMVSIMLTVEDYSNLKIGAFQIPFIGIITGSLLTVMIPIMSKYYKNKEYENIIDMWKLSMEKASILLVPIVIFCLVFASELIISFFGDKYQSAVIVFQAYMIQWLRAVVIFGGVMGAIGLQNELFKNTILITILNVILNYFLILKFGVIGAAIATTFLNYFGALLLIRKINKRLNSNFFSYFPYKIYFISLFLSIFICGVLYLILDGYLNNIYLIILLAIFFYAIMIILQLKIFYKEVSYKKLRELL, encoded by the coding sequence ATGAACAAAACTATTTACTTAACTTTACAAAACAGTATCAGACAAATTTTAGCAATGATTCTTTTTATAGTTCTTGCTAGATATTTAACGGTTGAGGATTTTGGAAAGTATCAACAACTATTACTTATAGTTGGGATGTTTGGTATAGTATTTAGTATGGGAATTCCTGTTGCTATTAGTTATTTTCATGGACAAACTAACAAATATAGAGAAAAAGTATCTATTTACAAAAGATTTTTTCTTACTCAATTACTTCTTGTATTTATTGGGATAGTTATTTTTAATATTTCTAGTTCATTTCTAGCTACAATTTTCAAAAATAACTATTTTGAGATTTATGCTATCGTTTTATCTGTGATTATGATTACGACTACATCTGTAGAGTTATTTAGAAATCTTGCAACTGTTACAAATAATTTAAAGCACTTTATGGTTTCTACATCAGTTGTTCAACTTGTTTCTATAATTATTAGTATAGCAATAACACTTTATACACAAAATATATATTATTTACTTATAGTTACGGCAATTTTTAATACACTTATATTTTTAGTTTTAGTAAAAAAAAATCTAAAATATTTTTTATATGATAGTCCAAAAAAACTCATAAATAAAACAGAATCAAAATATGTAATAGCTATGGGTTCCGTTGCTCTTGTACAGGTTTTTAATGGGTATATTGACCAAATTATGGTTTCTATTATGCTTACAGTTGAAGATTATTCAAATCTCAAAATAGGAGCATTTCAAATACCTTTTATAGGAATCATAACAGGTTCGTTACTTACCGTGATGATCCCAATCATGTCAAAGTATTATAAAAATAAAGAGTATGAAAATATCATAGATATGTGGAAGTTATCTATGGAAAAGGCTTCTATACTTTTAGTACCAATAGTGATATTCTGTCTTGTTTTTGCAAGCGAGTTGATTATCTCTTTTTTTGGAGATAAATATCAATCAGCAGTTATAGTTTTTCAAGCATATATGATTCAATGGCTTAGGGCAGTTGTTATATTTGGTGGGGTTATGGGTGCTATTGGATTACAAAATGAACTTTTTAAAAATACTATACTAATAACTATTTTAAATGTAATATTAAATTATTTTTTGATTTTAAAATTTGGTGTTATTGGTGCTGCAATTGCTACTACATTTTTAAACTATTTTGGTGCATTATTGCTTATAAGAAAGATAAATAAAAGATTAAATTCAAATTTCTTTAGTTATTTTCCATACAAGATATATTTTATATCACTTTTTTTATCTATATTTATTTGTGGAGTATTATATTTGATATTAGATGGATACTTAAATAATATTTATTTAATTATATTATTAGCTATATTTTTTTATGCAATAATGATTATATTACAATTAAAAATATTTTACAAAGAAGTATCATATAAAAAATTAAGAGAGTTATTATGA